A window from Ardenticatena maritima encodes these proteins:
- a CDS encoding FG-GAP repeat domain-containing protein, with the protein MKYIRSMWIVVCLGVIAFWGVSQGFADTTTPTWSPQNFALGGGHVMFSSPTIADIDGDGKDEVLIGTTRKRCDNNGSNCTFSQQPKLVVLNSNGTIKWSRLLESSINSAPSVGDIDGDGDVEIVVSFGGEALDPQGNGGVRAFDHNGNVLWTFYTYDHYDPHPQTDGVFSTPALCDVDNDGDLEIAFGAWDQRIYLLDHRGQSLWNDLHWDWADSGRGYINADTVWSSPACADFNGDGEQEIVIGADISDGGIMPDGTPGFQGGFVYVFDRFGNVLARRDMPEAIYSSPAIADLDNDGKLEIVIGTGWYWWNVHGRTETRYVYVFRSDNLFNSSLHYSDPAKLPYAPGWPQPTAYPGMSSPAIADLDGDGDLEIIIGSGDPFVSGSDGVPGKGAVYAWHHTGELVNGWPIYPISNDESGNQDAAIRSSPTVADIDNDGQLEVLFAFLWEVQAYSPNGQLENSFYTLYTVEGAPAVADTDKDGFVEVWIGGGYYYDQSQGYLWRFESNVSGVGAMPWPMFHRDAAHIGSLGRPAELVLPTDSLFLMIEEGQTRAEISFYLRNSGDYPLDWAIASKPTNVSVSLSSGTLPPHGQQVLSLTVDVSGYAPGTYTLGEILFSASYASTARQVALPLSTYIGKVYKSFVSVVSR; encoded by the coding sequence ATGAAATATATCCGATCCATGTGGATAGTTGTTTGTTTGGGAGTTATCGCCTTTTGGGGTGTATCGCAGGGGTTTGCTGATACAACGACTCCAACCTGGTCACCTCAGAACTTTGCATTAGGGGGAGGGCATGTCATGTTTTCTTCCCCCACGATCGCAGATATTGATGGCGATGGCAAAGATGAGGTTTTGATTGGTACAACGCGTAAGCGGTGTGATAATAATGGTTCGAATTGCACGTTTTCGCAACAGCCGAAACTGGTTGTCCTCAATTCGAATGGCACGATCAAGTGGTCGCGTCTCCTCGAATCCTCCATCAATTCGGCGCCTTCGGTGGGTGATATTGACGGCGACGGTGATGTGGAAATTGTGGTGAGCTTTGGGGGCGAGGCGTTGGATCCACAGGGGAATGGCGGTGTGCGCGCCTTTGATCACAATGGCAATGTTCTCTGGACGTTTTACACTTATGATCATTATGATCCTCATCCTCAAACGGATGGCGTCTTTTCAACGCCTGCGTTGTGCGATGTAGACAATGATGGTGATTTGGAAATTGCGTTCGGGGCATGGGACCAACGTATTTATCTCCTCGATCACCGAGGGCAATCACTTTGGAATGATTTGCATTGGGATTGGGCGGATTCTGGGCGAGGATATATCAATGCCGATACCGTCTGGTCCTCACCGGCCTGTGCGGATTTCAATGGTGATGGTGAACAGGAGATTGTCATTGGGGCGGATATCAGTGATGGTGGCATTATGCCGGATGGAACCCCAGGTTTTCAGGGTGGGTTTGTGTATGTGTTCGACCGCTTTGGGAACGTACTTGCGCGGCGTGATATGCCGGAAGCGATTTACTCTTCCCCCGCTATTGCTGATTTGGACAATGATGGCAAGCTGGAAATTGTGATTGGAACTGGGTGGTATTGGTGGAATGTACATGGGCGCACGGAAACACGTTACGTCTACGTGTTCCGCTCGGATAACTTGTTCAATTCCAGTTTGCATTATAGCGATCCTGCGAAATTGCCTTACGCGCCTGGATGGCCGCAACCAACCGCCTACCCGGGTATGAGCTCCCCTGCCATTGCGGACTTGGATGGAGATGGTGATTTGGAAATTATCATTGGCTCTGGTGATCCATTTGTAAGTGGAAGTGACGGTGTGCCTGGTAAAGGGGCTGTCTATGCCTGGCACCATACAGGGGAATTAGTGAATGGTTGGCCGATTTACCCCATTAGTAATGATGAAAGTGGAAATCAGGATGCGGCGATTCGCTCGTCGCCAACGGTGGCCGATATAGATAATGACGGGCAATTAGAGGTGCTTTTTGCCTTCTTGTGGGAGGTGCAGGCGTATAGTCCCAATGGTCAGCTCGAAAATTCGTTTTACACCTTGTATACCGTGGAGGGGGCACCTGCTGTTGCGGATACCGACAAAGATGGATTTGTCGAAGTATGGATTGGCGGTGGATATTACTATGACCAATCTCAGGGGTATTTATGGCGCTTTGAATCGAATGTGAGTGGTGTAGGCGCAATGCCCTGGCCAATGTTTCATCGTGATGCGGCGCATATTGGCTCGTTAGGACGTCCTGCGGAATTGGTGTTGCCGACGGATAGTCTCTTCTTGATGATTGAGGAAGGGCAGACACGCGCCGAAATAAGTTTTTATCTGCGCAATAGTGGTGATTATCCGCTTGATTGGGCCATTGCATCCAAGCCCACTAATGTAAGTGTCTCGCTGTCTAGTGGCACATTGCCCCCTCATGGGCAACAAGTTCTCTCACTTACGGTTGATGTGAGTGGGTATGCGCCTGGGACCTATACTTTGGGTGAAATACTCTTTTCGGCCTCGTATGCTTCGACGGCGCGGCAAGTCGCGCTTCCTCTTTCAACCTATATTGGAAAAGTCTACAAAAGTTTTGTTTCTGTTGTTTCTCGTTGA
- the mvk gene encoding mevalonate kinase has product MRGRGSAPGKIILLGEHAVVYGRPAIAVPISDVRASAIVQPGRRGAGIVIHALDIGRHYLLDAAPPTDPIACVIREVLTRCEIAPSLDLDITISSEIPIASGMGSGAAVATAVVRALFAAFGCPVDNATISEIVYQSETLLHGTPSGIDNTVVAYERPIWFVRGTPPTPFHVGGRFHLLIADTGVPSPTRLTVGDVRAAWERDRERYEALFDEIGALVASAREALQRGDTVQLGMLMQRNHTLLRQIGVSADVNDRLVEAALDAGAYGAKLSGGGRGGNVIALVDEAQREVVAQALQSAGAVRLLSTTLIPEEPQP; this is encoded by the coding sequence GTGCGCGGTAGGGGAAGCGCGCCCGGAAAAATCATTCTGTTGGGCGAGCATGCGGTTGTGTATGGGCGACCGGCTATCGCCGTCCCCATAAGTGATGTGCGCGCCTCCGCTATCGTGCAGCCAGGGCGCCGCGGGGCCGGCATCGTGATTCACGCGCTGGACATTGGGCGGCATTATTTGCTCGATGCCGCCCCTCCTACTGACCCTATTGCGTGCGTCATCCGCGAAGTCCTTACACGGTGCGAGATTGCGCCTTCCCTCGATCTTGATATCACCATCAGCAGCGAGATTCCTATTGCCAGCGGTATGGGCAGTGGCGCTGCTGTAGCGACAGCCGTGGTACGCGCCTTGTTCGCTGCATTTGGTTGCCCCGTCGACAACGCGACCATTTCTGAGATTGTCTATCAAAGCGAGACCTTGCTCCACGGTACCCCCAGTGGTATTGACAACACAGTGGTAGCGTATGAGCGACCAATCTGGTTTGTGCGTGGTACCCCCCCGACACCATTCCACGTTGGCGGGCGCTTCCACTTGCTCATTGCCGATACGGGCGTTCCCAGTCCGACGCGTCTCACAGTGGGGGATGTACGCGCAGCATGGGAGAGAGACCGCGAACGCTACGAAGCCCTCTTCGACGAAATCGGCGCGTTGGTAGCATCGGCGCGCGAGGCACTACAACGTGGCGATACAGTCCAGCTTGGCATGCTTATGCAGCGCAATCACACGCTCTTGCGCCAAATTGGTGTCTCGGCGGATGTGAACGACCGTCTTGTGGAGGCGGCTCTCGACGCCGGCGCATACGGTGCGAAACTGAGCGGCGGCGGGCGCGGCGGCAATGTGATTGCCCTTGTAGATGAAGCACAACGTGAGGTTGTGGCTCAGGCACTGCAATCCGCTGGTGCTGTCCGCCTTTTGTCAACAACCCTCATACCAGAAGAACCCCAGCCATGA
- a CDS encoding glycerophosphodiester phosphodiesterase, with product MKRPLILAHRGAQRVAPENTLPAFLAAIAQGADGIELDVQRTADGVLVVAHDENLGRTISGTPSERVARLTWAELQQRDAGGWFGETWRGTPPPSLDDVFDALPDTVFVNIELKRTTWASDGLEKTALHFLQRRNLWHRVIVSSFNPTVLARLRLAAPHLKVGLLYAPDLPLPLRRAWARHLLQPAALHPHLSQVTPEMVARAHRRGQQVNVWTVNDPGEIRRMAMLGVDAIITDVPDVAKAVLEEAHTS from the coding sequence ATGAAACGCCCACTGATTCTCGCTCACCGCGGGGCGCAACGTGTTGCCCCTGAGAACACGCTTCCTGCGTTCCTAGCGGCCATCGCGCAGGGCGCCGACGGGATTGAACTCGACGTTCAACGCACTGCTGATGGCGTGTTGGTCGTCGCACACGATGAAAACTTGGGGCGCACCATCAGCGGCACGCCATCCGAACGCGTGGCGCGTTTGACGTGGGCGGAACTCCAACAACGCGACGCAGGGGGCTGGTTTGGAGAAACATGGCGTGGGACGCCACCGCCATCATTGGATGACGTATTCGACGCGCTTCCCGATACGGTGTTTGTCAATATCGAACTCAAACGCACAACCTGGGCGAGCGATGGGCTTGAAAAAACGGCGTTGCACTTCCTGCAACGCCGCAATCTTTGGCACCGTGTGATCGTCAGCAGCTTCAACCCCACCGTGCTGGCACGCTTGCGCCTGGCGGCACCCCACCTCAAAGTAGGATTGCTCTATGCGCCCGACCTGCCGCTCCCATTGCGGCGTGCTTGGGCACGCCACCTCTTGCAGCCAGCGGCGTTGCACCCGCATCTCTCACAAGTGACCCCTGAGATGGTAGCGAGAGCACACCGTCGCGGGCAACAGGTCAATGTCTGGACGGTGAACGACCCGGGGGAAATACGCCGCATGGCAATGCTTGGAGTGGACGCCATTATCACCGACGTCCCCGATGTTGCGAAAGCCGTCCTCGAAGAGGCTCACACTTCATAA
- a CDS encoding MBL fold metallo-hydrolase RNA specificity domain-containing protein → MKITSYGAAGTVTGSCHLVEIDGKRILIDCGMFQGLPPIVTMNYEPLGFDPTTLDAVVLTHGHLDHCGRLPMLVIEGYDGPIYATRPTYDVARFILLDSARIQHEDYLNAEKHLRRSGVEVPPPLYTEQDVFDTLDLFVRVRYDEPIRLGKHLTITLRNAGHILGSAFVEIEGRHQKLIASGDVGTWEQHVVPDPDLPTKADAVLLESTYGGVVHEPLDQAIEKIATFITEIITQGGNVLIPTFALERAQDVIFILRELSLQRRIPKVRAFLDSPLAINFTKLHRRYPEQLGEAVKRVIMRGEDPFSWPGLTLTRTQRESYRIDAIESGAVIMAGSGMATGGRILRHLYNNLWRPECGVLFVGFQAEGTNGRLLLDGAKELEIFGERVAVRARIANIEGLSAHADEPQLVKWVRPTGDGKIFLVHGESPAPEALQATLQTQLGREAVISERGVTYEV, encoded by the coding sequence ATGAAAATCACATCCTACGGTGCGGCGGGGACGGTAACGGGGTCGTGCCACCTTGTCGAGATTGACGGCAAGCGCATTCTGATTGACTGCGGGATGTTTCAGGGGTTGCCGCCCATCGTCACCATGAACTACGAACCGCTCGGCTTTGACCCGACCACGTTGGACGCGGTTGTGCTGACACATGGACACCTGGACCATTGCGGGCGTCTTCCGATGCTTGTCATCGAAGGGTATGATGGGCCAATCTACGCCACACGCCCCACCTACGATGTGGCGCGTTTCATCCTGCTGGATTCAGCGCGTATTCAGCATGAAGACTACCTGAACGCTGAAAAGCATTTACGCCGCTCCGGCGTCGAAGTGCCCCCTCCGCTTTACACAGAGCAGGATGTGTTCGATACGCTCGACCTGTTTGTGCGTGTGCGCTATGACGAACCTATTCGTTTGGGCAAACATCTCACCATCACCTTGCGCAATGCAGGGCATATTTTGGGGTCTGCATTTGTGGAAATCGAAGGTCGCCATCAGAAACTGATTGCCAGCGGCGACGTGGGAACGTGGGAGCAGCATGTCGTCCCCGACCCCGACCTCCCTACCAAGGCCGACGCGGTCTTGCTGGAAAGTACCTATGGCGGGGTGGTGCATGAGCCGCTTGATCAAGCCATCGAAAAAATTGCCACATTCATCACTGAAATTATCACCCAGGGGGGAAATGTCCTGATTCCGACATTTGCGCTTGAACGTGCCCAAGATGTCATTTTCATTTTACGCGAACTCAGTTTGCAACGCCGCATCCCCAAAGTGCGCGCCTTTTTGGATAGCCCGCTGGCCATCAATTTTACGAAACTGCACCGTCGTTATCCCGAGCAATTGGGCGAGGCTGTGAAGCGCGTCATCATGCGTGGTGAAGACCCCTTCTCATGGCCTGGGTTGACGTTGACCCGCACACAGCGCGAATCGTATCGCATTGATGCGATCGAGTCGGGTGCGGTCATCATGGCGGGGAGCGGCATGGCAACCGGAGGGCGCATTTTGCGCCATCTCTACAACAACCTGTGGCGTCCTGAGTGCGGGGTGTTGTTTGTGGGCTTTCAGGCGGAAGGAACGAATGGACGCTTATTGCTGGATGGTGCGAAAGAGTTGGAAATTTTCGGCGAGCGAGTGGCTGTGCGGGCGCGTATCGCCAATATCGAGGGGTTGAGTGCGCATGCCGATGAGCCGCAACTGGTGAAATGGGTTCGCCCAACGGGTGATGGCAAAATCTTCCTCGTGCATGGTGAATCACCCGCGCCGGAAGCGTTGCAAGCGACATTGCAAACGCAATTGGGGCGTGAAGCCGTCATCTCAGAGCGTGGCGTGACTTATGAAGTGTGA
- the mutY gene encoding A/G-specific adenine glycosylase, whose protein sequence is MTAKDHMARAEHLPNAERFARALLEWYDTHRRDLPWRGTRDPYAIWVSEIMLQQTQVARVAEYFARWMARFPTVQALAEASLDDVLKLWEGLGYYSRARNLHKAAKVIVEERQGRFPRTAAEWQKLPGVGPYTAAAIASIAFGEPVAALDGNLKRVLARVCLVETPINTPEGTRLLHDIAQALVPSQRAGDWNQALMDVGAEICTPRSPRCLLCPVQTHCAAAAHQRQHDLPRRRARGKRPHYLVTAALIWNEAGQLLIAQRPHDKMLGGLWEFPGGKCEAGETLDACLRREIREELGIEIEVGEHLTTVEHAYTHFSITLHAFHCRYVGGEPQALGVADWRWVFPDELDAFAWPSTDAKIIATLRAAQLTAESED, encoded by the coding sequence TTGACGGCGAAAGACCACATGGCGCGGGCGGAACATCTGCCGAACGCCGAGCGTTTCGCCCGCGCTTTGCTGGAATGGTACGACACGCACCGCCGTGATTTGCCGTGGCGAGGCACGCGCGACCCCTACGCCATCTGGGTCAGCGAAATCATGCTCCAACAAACCCAGGTGGCGCGTGTGGCTGAGTACTTTGCGCGCTGGATGGCGCGTTTTCCCACTGTGCAGGCGCTGGCCGAAGCCTCGTTGGATGATGTGCTCAAACTGTGGGAAGGATTAGGCTATTACAGCCGCGCGCGCAATCTCCATAAGGCGGCCAAGGTGATTGTGGAAGAACGGCAGGGGCGGTTTCCGCGTACCGCTGCTGAATGGCAAAAATTGCCCGGTGTCGGACCGTACACAGCCGCAGCGATAGCCAGCATTGCGTTCGGCGAGCCGGTAGCGGCACTCGATGGCAATCTCAAGCGTGTGTTGGCGCGCGTCTGCCTTGTGGAAACACCCATCAACACGCCTGAGGGGACGCGCCTCCTTCATGACATCGCCCAAGCGCTGGTGCCGTCCCAGCGTGCCGGCGATTGGAATCAGGCGCTGATGGATGTGGGCGCAGAAATTTGTACACCGCGCTCGCCCCGTTGTTTGCTCTGTCCTGTGCAGACGCATTGTGCGGCGGCGGCGCACCAACGCCAACACGACCTGCCACGCCGTCGGGCACGCGGCAAGCGCCCACATTACCTTGTGACGGCGGCGCTCATCTGGAACGAAGCCGGCCAACTTCTGATTGCGCAGCGCCCTCATGACAAGATGCTAGGGGGCTTGTGGGAGTTCCCCGGCGGCAAATGTGAGGCAGGCGAAACGCTAGACGCCTGCCTGCGGCGGGAGATTCGCGAAGAATTGGGCATTGAAATTGAGGTGGGCGAACATCTGACAACGGTAGAACACGCCTACACGCACTTTTCAATTACCTTGCACGCGTTTCATTGCCGCTATGTGGGGGGCGAACCGCAAGCGTTAGGGGTTGCCGATTGGCGGTGGGTCTTTCCAGATGAGTTGGATGCGTTCGCCTGGCCTTCGACCGACGCCAAAATCATCGCTACCTTGCGTGCGGCACAACTGACAGCAGAAAGTGAGGATTGA
- a CDS encoding acyl-CoA dehydrogenase family protein codes for MSLYEPTQHPGRQALQQWEAAKPRNYYTSDTSFQRWLRLYLGETLDAHEEAFSAFGETVATVIGPLLKVNEQRENLPRLERYTHIGERCEAVQFHPNYHEAGRHIWRSGILAVQRDPGRLFEQAALFYLLTHEGEGGHACPIACTAGLIRALQQHGSDDLKARYLPPLLERDYDRAHRGAQFLTEIQGGSDVGANIVRAEPAVEYPGAWRITGEKWFCSVIDADQFLMTARPVGAPAGTKGLGCFLVPRRLPDGSLNRFFVRRLKDKLGTRLMASAETDFDGALAWPIGELSQGFKIAVGLVLNTSRWMNALACAGIMRRAFIEADTFATYREAFGAPIRRYPMVQENLAFIRVLTEAALASTLALTAIFNRLDDGLATPADKAVFRFLVNANKYITAVDASEAVHRAIDVLGGNGAIEDFSILPRLYRDQVVLENWEGTPNVLALQVMRDLARLNLVEPVVATLRAWLAEVNAPALAAEKRSTEAALEAVLPPLGVALTATDQMQAHARRLTERLMRVVQATLLLRRAQWDIQQGAPTDMPDVAGLFIKRFLVPGYDPLGDAEWTTRLARLTTPLTDTLAVTS; via the coding sequence ATGTCCCTGTACGAGCCAACCCAACACCCGGGACGCCAGGCGTTGCAGCAGTGGGAAGCCGCCAAACCACGCAACTACTACACCAGCGACACGAGTTTTCAGCGTTGGCTGCGCCTTTATTTGGGCGAAACGCTTGACGCCCACGAAGAGGCGTTCAGTGCGTTTGGCGAAACCGTGGCCACGGTGATTGGGCCTTTGCTGAAAGTCAACGAACAGCGCGAGAACTTGCCCCGCCTGGAACGCTACACCCACATTGGTGAACGGTGTGAAGCGGTGCAGTTCCACCCCAACTACCACGAAGCCGGCCGTCACATCTGGCGCAGTGGTATCCTTGCCGTCCAGCGCGACCCCGGTCGGCTTTTTGAGCAGGCGGCGTTGTTCTACCTGCTCACCCACGAAGGCGAAGGTGGGCATGCCTGCCCCATTGCCTGCACAGCGGGGCTTATCCGCGCTTTGCAACAGCACGGGAGCGACGACCTCAAAGCGCGCTACTTGCCCCCCTTGCTCGAACGTGATTACGACCGCGCACACCGTGGCGCGCAGTTCCTCACCGAAATTCAGGGGGGCTCCGATGTAGGGGCGAACATCGTGCGCGCCGAGCCGGCTGTCGAGTACCCCGGCGCGTGGCGTATTACCGGCGAAAAATGGTTCTGCAGCGTGATTGACGCTGACCAGTTTTTGATGACCGCGCGTCCAGTGGGAGCGCCGGCCGGCACAAAGGGGCTGGGCTGTTTCCTCGTGCCGCGCCGTTTGCCCGATGGCTCGCTCAACCGCTTCTTTGTGCGTCGTCTGAAAGACAAACTTGGTACGCGGCTCATGGCCAGCGCCGAAACCGACTTCGACGGCGCGCTGGCGTGGCCTATTGGTGAGTTGTCGCAGGGCTTCAAAATTGCCGTGGGGCTGGTGCTCAACACCTCGCGCTGGATGAACGCGCTCGCATGTGCGGGAATCATGCGGCGCGCCTTCATCGAAGCCGATACCTTTGCGACGTACCGCGAAGCCTTTGGTGCGCCTATCCGCCGCTACCCCATGGTGCAGGAAAACCTCGCTTTTATCCGCGTCCTGACCGAAGCGGCGTTAGCGTCTACCCTGGCGTTGACGGCCATCTTCAACCGCCTGGACGATGGTTTAGCCACGCCTGCCGATAAAGCCGTGTTCCGCTTTTTGGTGAATGCCAACAAGTACATCACCGCCGTTGACGCCAGTGAAGCCGTCCACCGCGCGATTGATGTGCTGGGCGGCAACGGCGCGATTGAAGACTTCTCGATCTTGCCGCGCCTCTACCGCGACCAGGTGGTGCTTGAAAACTGGGAAGGCACGCCGAACGTGTTGGCGCTGCAAGTCATGCGCGACCTGGCGCGGCTCAATCTGGTTGAACCGGTAGTCGCGACGTTGCGCGCCTGGTTGGCTGAAGTCAATGCCCCCGCACTGGCAGCCGAAAAGCGCTCCACCGAAGCCGCTTTGGAAGCCGTGTTGCCGCCGCTGGGCGTAGCGCTGACAGCGACCGACCAGATGCAAGCCCACGCCCGCCGCCTGACGGAGCGCCTGATGCGCGTGGTACAAGCGACGTTGCTTTTGCGCCGTGCGCAATGGGATATTCAGCAGGGGGCGCCTACAGATATGCCTGATGTTGCCGGCTTGTTCATCAAGCGTTTCCTCGTCCCTGGTTACGACCCGCTGGGCGATGCCGAGTGGACAACCCGCCTCGCCCGGTTGACCACACCATTGACCGACACGCTGGCGGTGACATCTTGA
- a CDS encoding glycosyltransferase: protein MSVRVLHQCLAGAAPGDAITDQAFLIQRWLRQAGIHSDIFAESVHPLLENQVRSVVQLRREEAQEGIMYHHGIGTEIAETLCAWNVPLFMVYHNITPPAFVRTFDPRLAAQLEQGRAQLHTLRAHTVLAVADSAYNERELREAGYEQTDVLPIVLHAEPYDQPINPDLARGLRERGPNLLFVGRLVPNKRQDDLIKLLWFYKRIRPQARLILVGSSWLPTYSQWLRGLAFDVGLGDSVWFTEHVPERDLVTFYRSADVYVSMSEHEGFGKPFIESMYCGLPIVAYAAAAVPDTVGDAGILFTRKDFEAVAELIDVVVHDTALRERLIQNGRRRVQRMLEPAVRQRFMEFLERFTYLRQRSASSQP from the coding sequence ATGAGTGTGCGCGTTTTGCATCAATGTCTGGCGGGGGCGGCTCCGGGGGATGCGATTACCGACCAGGCGTTTCTCATCCAGCGCTGGCTGCGCCAGGCCGGTATTCACTCGGATATTTTCGCCGAGAGTGTGCATCCGCTGCTCGAAAACCAGGTGCGTTCTGTGGTACAACTGCGGCGTGAGGAAGCGCAGGAAGGCATTATGTACCACCATGGCATCGGCACAGAAATTGCAGAGACCTTATGCGCGTGGAACGTGCCCCTTTTCATGGTTTATCACAACATCACACCACCCGCGTTTGTACGCACATTCGACCCCCGCCTGGCAGCGCAACTGGAGCAAGGGCGTGCGCAATTGCACACGTTGCGCGCTCACACCGTTCTCGCCGTCGCCGACTCCGCCTACAACGAGCGCGAACTGCGCGAGGCCGGGTATGAACAGACCGACGTTTTGCCCATCGTGTTGCATGCTGAACCCTACGACCAGCCAATCAACCCCGACCTTGCTCGCGGCCTGCGTGAGCGTGGTCCCAATCTTCTCTTTGTGGGGCGGCTGGTGCCCAACAAGCGCCAGGATGACCTCATCAAACTACTCTGGTTCTACAAGCGCATTCGCCCCCAGGCGCGGCTTATCCTCGTTGGTTCATCCTGGTTGCCCACCTACAGCCAATGGTTGCGTGGGCTGGCGTTCGACGTTGGCTTGGGGGATTCGGTCTGGTTCACTGAACATGTGCCCGAGCGGGATTTGGTTACCTTCTACCGCAGCGCCGATGTCTATGTGTCGATGAGCGAGCACGAAGGCTTTGGCAAGCCCTTCATCGAAAGCATGTATTGCGGATTGCCCATCGTGGCGTATGCCGCCGCCGCCGTGCCTGACACTGTCGGCGATGCGGGCATTCTCTTCACCCGCAAGGACTTTGAAGCCGTGGCGGAACTCATTGACGTTGTGGTGCATGACACGGCTTTGCGCGAACGCCTGATTCAGAATGGACGGCGGCGCGTTCAGCGGATGTTGGAACCGGCTGTGCGGCAGCGTTTCATGGAATTTTTGGAGCGGTTCACCTACCTGCGGCAACGCAGTGCCTCTTCGCAACCCTGA
- a CDS encoding glycosyltransferase family 4 protein produces MRTDLRVAVIVPRYGAHIVGGAESQARGFAEACARRGWHIEVWTTCAEDHYTWENSLPAGRTVENDVIVHRFPITHWAPEKRAHADVRMATWGRVPEHIAWDWLDAGAHSAPLYAHIMQHADHFDALVALPYAMALTHFAAWSAPHKVIVWPCLHNEPYAYMLPTRLLLENVYGVMLNSPEEADLLTTLLRYTPQRMAVLGEGVVLPSPSRADDNTYHDLLYVGRFEEGKNLPLLYLYVRRYVEQGGDLRLHLVGKGPYTPPQHPAFVVRGFVSEEEKAAAYAGALALCQPSLNESFSLTIMESWLAGRPVLVHGDCAVTVGHVRRAQGGLWFRTYDEFVGAIEWLRAHPEEAARMGRNGREYVQRNYTWDVVVERFERILRAWKQQSSSGEQLQ; encoded by the coding sequence ATGAGAACAGACCTGCGTGTGGCTGTTATTGTGCCGCGCTATGGCGCGCACATTGTGGGTGGTGCTGAATCACAAGCGCGCGGTTTTGCTGAAGCGTGTGCGCGGCGTGGTTGGCACATCGAAGTTTGGACGACGTGTGCAGAAGACCACTACACATGGGAAAACAGCCTGCCTGCTGGACGCACGGTCGAAAATGACGTCATCGTGCACCGCTTTCCCATCACGCATTGGGCCCCCGAAAAGCGGGCGCATGCCGATGTGCGCATGGCCACATGGGGGCGTGTCCCTGAGCATATAGCGTGGGATTGGCTCGACGCTGGGGCGCATAGTGCGCCGCTGTATGCACACATCATGCAGCATGCAGATCATTTCGATGCGCTTGTTGCGTTGCCATATGCCATGGCGTTGACTCATTTTGCGGCATGGTCGGCTCCACACAAAGTTATCGTCTGGCCATGTTTACATAACGAACCGTATGCGTATATGCTTCCCACCCGTTTGCTGTTGGAGAATGTTTATGGGGTCATGTTGAATTCTCCGGAAGAGGCGGATTTGCTGACAACGCTTTTGCGCTATACGCCTCAACGGATGGCTGTATTGGGGGAAGGGGTTGTCTTGCCATCACCTTCTCGGGCTGATGACAACACCTATCATGACCTACTCTATGTTGGCAGGTTCGAGGAAGGGAAAAACTTGCCCCTGCTTTATCTCTATGTTCGCCGCTATGTCGAACAAGGCGGGGATTTGCGCCTGCATCTTGTCGGCAAAGGTCCCTATACGCCCCCTCAACACCCGGCTTTTGTGGTGCGCGGTTTTGTCTCTGAAGAGGAAAAAGCCGCCGCGTATGCAGGCGCGCTTGCTTTGTGCCAGCCTTCTTTGAATGAAAGTTTTTCCCTCACCATCATGGAATCATGGCTTGCGGGACGCCCGGTGTTAGTACATGGCGATTGTGCCGTCACGGTGGGGCATGTGCGCCGCGCACAAGGGGGGCTGTGGTTCCGCACCTACGACGAGTTTGTGGGGGCGATCGAATGGCTCCGCGCGCATCCCGAAGAAGCCGCCCGCATGGGACGCAATGGGCGCGAGTATGTGCAACGTAACTATACCTGGGATGTTGTGGTGGAGCGTTTTGAGCGTATTCTGCGTGCCTGGAAGCAACAATCTTCTTCTGGGGAGCAGCTGCAATGA